TAAAACCCATTTCGATCAACTGCATGGCGAGACGGCCGGCCTGATCACAGCGCGGGCCGCCGCAATAGGTTATCAATGTTTTGTTTTTTTCCCATTCTTTGACTATGGGCAGTTCCTTTGCGCGGCTATAATAGCACGACACGGCGTCCTGGATATGAGCCAATTTGAAAATCGCTTCCTGGCGCGCGTCCACAAATAATCCGGCTTTGGTTTTAAAAAGCGTATAGGCTTCGTCCAGTGACAGTCTTTGCAACTTGGATGCATCCTGACGCGGCATACGCATATAAGTTTTCGAATGGTCGCGGCGTATCAATTTATCCCATGCGAAACCACTGCTGTGCCATTGATTAAATGCAATGCCGACTGACAAACTGGAAATCGCGAGGATCATCATACGAAAAAGAGTGGAACGGAAATGCATAGGTTGGCCTCCCGCAGTTATGAACTAATGTACGCGAGCGTTTGTACATTGGCAAGTTGCGGGATGAAGAAAATATACTAGGACAGAGCATTAGTTGATCCGCTATCTTGTCCCATTCGACACGAGTTCACAAATTATCGGGTTATTGGTCGGCTTATTTTTGAGCTCTACGATATTTCCTCACTCTCCCACCACTTGAAGGGCTTTTCGTCTGTGACCTGCCGGTAGTCAACGCCGATGATCTTGAAATGCTTCTTGGCGCAATCGATCTTACGCTTTTCGTTCTTAAATTGAAGAAGGTTCGGGTCCATGTTTCCTTTGGTTTCACGAACCAACTGCAACTTGTACTTTCCGTCTTCCGAAAGCCTAATGATACCCCAATCGGGATTATAGTTTCCGATGATCTTAGGAAGTCCGATTTTGAAGTTGCCCGGGAACTTGAAATAGCAAAGGATCTTGCCGTACTCGTCATCGGGCATCACGCGGTTTTCGACAAAACGTCGTTCCACGTCCGAATCAAACTGTATCACGTCGTAAAGCGAAGTCTTCGTTCCGTTCATCAGTTCTTTTTGAACATATTTTTTGGTTGGAGGAAATATCTCGTCG
The sequence above is a segment of the bacterium genome. Coding sequences within it:
- a CDS encoding rhodanese-like domain-containing protein, which codes for MHFRSTLFRMMILAISSLSVGIAFNQWHSSGFAWDKLIRRDHSKTYMRMPRQDASKLQRLSLDEAYTLFKTKAGLFVDARQEAIFKLAHIQDAVSCYYSRAKELPIVKEWEKNKTLITYCGGPRCDQAGRLAMQLIEMGFTNVFVFTGGMEEWRTAGYPIEEKKRSTNPE